The following proteins are encoded in a genomic region of Streptomyces sp. NBC_01723:
- a CDS encoding nucleoside triphosphate pyrophosphatase, with the protein MTDQQPRRRLVLASQSPARLGLLRQAGLAPEVLVSGVDEDAVTAPTPAELALALAEAKASVVAAKPEVHGALVIGCDSVLDLDGQALGKPADAEEATARWKAMRGRAGTLQTGHCVWDTASGRHVSATASTVVRFGEPTDEEIAAYVASGEPLYVAGAFTLDGRSAPFIDGIDGDHGNVIGLSLPLLRRLLAELGTGITELWAPAAG; encoded by the coding sequence ATGACCGACCAGCAGCCGCGTCGCCGACTCGTCCTCGCCTCCCAGTCCCCGGCCCGACTGGGCCTGCTCCGCCAGGCCGGCCTGGCTCCCGAGGTCCTCGTGAGCGGGGTCGACGAGGACGCCGTCACCGCCCCCACCCCCGCCGAGCTGGCCCTCGCCCTGGCCGAGGCCAAGGCCTCCGTCGTGGCCGCGAAGCCCGAGGTGCACGGTGCCCTGGTGATCGGCTGCGACTCGGTGCTCGACCTGGACGGCCAGGCCCTCGGCAAGCCGGCGGACGCCGAGGAGGCGACCGCCCGCTGGAAGGCGATGCGCGGCCGGGCGGGCACTCTGCAGACCGGCCACTGCGTGTGGGACACCGCCTCCGGCCGCCACGTCTCGGCCACCGCCTCCACCGTCGTCCGCTTCGGCGAGCCGACCGACGAGGAGATCGCGGCCTACGTGGCCTCCGGAGAGCCGCTGTACGTCGCCGGGGCGTTCACCCTGGACGGCCGCTCCGCCCCGTTCATCGACGGCATCGACGGGGACCACGGCAACGTCATCGGCCTGAGCCTGCCCCTGCTGCGGCGGCTGCTCGCCGAGCTGGGGACCGGCATCACGGAGTTGTGGGCGCCGGCGGCGGGCTGA
- the mmpB gene encoding morphogenic membrane protein MmpB — protein sequence MLWSDPKNEPPEELRDMQHRLRRLGVFLALAMVLAMLVAGLH from the coding sequence ATGCTCTGGTCCGACCCGAAGAACGAGCCGCCCGAGGAACTGCGCGACATGCAGCACAGGCTGCGGCGACTGGGCGTCTTCCTGGCGCTGGCGATGGTTCTCGCGATGCTGGTCGCCGGCCTGCACTGA
- a CDS encoding acyl-CoA carboxylase epsilon subunit, with product MIKVVRGNPTPEELAAALAVVRARAVAAEAAPAAAPGGRDAWSDPARIAAHRLPQPGPATWGRTYWPA from the coding sequence GTGATCAAGGTCGTACGGGGCAACCCGACCCCGGAGGAACTGGCCGCGGCGCTCGCGGTGGTCCGGGCCCGCGCGGTGGCGGCGGAAGCGGCGCCCGCGGCCGCGCCGGGCGGCAGGGACGCGTGGTCCGACCCTGCCCGTATCGCCGCCCACCGATTGCCCCAGCCGGGCCCGGCGACATGGGGCCGCACCTACTGGCCCGCCTGA
- a CDS encoding acyl-CoA carboxylase subunit beta, producing the protein MSEPEEQQPDIHTTAGKLADLTRRIEEATHAGSSRAVEKQHAKGKLTARERIDLLLDEGSFVELDEFARHRSTNFGLDANRPYGDGVVTGYGTVDGRPVAVFSQDFTVFGGALGEVYGQKIVKVMDFALKTGCPVIGINDSGGARIQEGVASLGAYGEIFRRNTHASGVIPQISLVVGPCAGGAVYSPAITDFTVMVDQTSHMFITGPDVIKTVTGEDVGFEELGGARTHNSTSGVAHHMAGDEKDAIEYVKQLLSYLPSNNLSEPPAFPEEADLAVTDEDAELDVIVPDSANQPYDMHTVIEHVLDDAEFFETQALFAPNILTGFGRVEGRPVGIVANQPMQFAGCLDITASEKAARFVRTCDAFNVPVITFVDVPGFLPGVDQEHDGIIRRGAKLIYAYAEATVPLITVITRKAFGGAYDVMGSKHLGADLNLAWPTAQIAVMGAQGAVNILHRRTIAEAGDDAETTRARLIQEYEDALLNPYTAAERGYVDAVIMPSDTRRHIVRGLRQLRTKRESLPPKKHGNIPL; encoded by the coding sequence ATGTCCGAGCCGGAAGAGCAGCAGCCCGACATCCACACGACCGCGGGCAAGCTCGCGGATCTGACGCGCCGTATCGAGGAGGCGACGCACGCCGGTTCCTCACGTGCCGTGGAGAAGCAGCACGCCAAGGGCAAGCTGACGGCCCGTGAGCGTATCGACCTCCTGCTCGACGAGGGCTCCTTCGTCGAGCTGGACGAGTTCGCCCGGCACCGCTCCACCAACTTCGGCCTGGACGCCAACCGCCCCTACGGCGACGGCGTCGTCACCGGCTACGGCACCGTCGACGGCCGCCCCGTCGCCGTGTTCTCCCAGGACTTCACCGTCTTCGGCGGCGCCCTGGGCGAGGTCTACGGCCAGAAGATCGTCAAGGTCATGGACTTCGCGCTGAAGACCGGCTGCCCGGTCATCGGCATCAACGACTCCGGCGGCGCCCGCATCCAGGAGGGCGTCGCCTCGCTCGGCGCCTACGGCGAGATCTTCCGCCGCAACACCCACGCCTCCGGCGTCATCCCGCAGATCAGCCTGGTCGTGGGCCCCTGCGCGGGCGGCGCGGTCTACTCCCCCGCGATCACCGACTTCACGGTCATGGTCGACCAGACCTCGCACATGTTCATCACCGGGCCCGACGTCATCAAGACCGTCACCGGCGAGGACGTCGGCTTCGAGGAGCTGGGCGGCGCCCGCACCCACAACTCCACCTCGGGCGTGGCGCACCACATGGCGGGCGACGAGAAGGACGCCATCGAGTACGTCAAGCAGCTGCTGTCGTACCTGCCGTCCAACAACCTGTCCGAGCCCCCCGCCTTCCCGGAGGAGGCCGACCTCGCGGTCACGGACGAGGACGCCGAACTGGACGTGATCGTCCCGGACTCGGCGAACCAGCCGTACGACATGCACACGGTCATCGAGCACGTCCTCGACGACGCGGAGTTCTTCGAGACCCAGGCCCTGTTCGCGCCGAACATCCTGACCGGCTTCGGCCGGGTCGAGGGCCGCCCGGTCGGCATCGTCGCCAACCAGCCGATGCAGTTCGCCGGCTGCCTGGACATCACCGCGTCCGAGAAGGCGGCCCGCTTCGTCCGCACCTGCGACGCCTTCAACGTCCCCGTGATCACCTTCGTGGACGTCCCCGGCTTCCTGCCCGGCGTCGACCAGGAGCACGACGGCATCATCCGCCGCGGCGCCAAGCTGATCTACGCCTACGCCGAGGCCACCGTCCCCCTCATCACGGTCATCACCCGCAAGGCCTTCGGCGGCGCCTACGACGTCATGGGCTCCAAGCACCTGGGCGCCGACCTCAACCTGGCCTGGCCGACCGCCCAGATCGCCGTCATGGGCGCCCAGGGCGCGGTCAACATCCTGCACCGTCGCACGATCGCCGAGGCCGGTGACGACGCCGAGACCACCCGCGCCCGCCTGATCCAGGAGTACGAGGACGCCCTCCTCAACCCCTACACGGCGGCCGAACGCGGCTACGTCGACGCGGTGATCATGCCGTCCGACACCCGCCGCCACATCGTCCGCGGCCTGCGCCAACTGCGCACCAAGCGCGAATCGCTCCCCCCGAAGAAGCACGGCAACATCCCCCTGTAA